The proteins below come from a single Faecalibaculum rodentium genomic window:
- a CDS encoding aminotransferase class V-fold PLP-dependent enzyme, giving the protein MDIRDNIERIRADFPILKRTMSGYPVDYLDNCATTLKPQQMIDAVVNYYTYLGANAHRGDYEMSAQVDYHYEEARKRTAQFIHAKSEKEIVFTSGTTESLNILAMAITNQVLQEGDVVISTQSEHASSVLPWLEAGEGKGVEVRYIPLSPEGRVTVENFLSVLDDKVKVVAIAQVSNVLGYEAPVKEIAKICREKGILTVIDGAQSVAHLPVDVQDMDVDFFVFSAHKMCGPTGIGVLYGRFELLEELTPVFFGGESNARFNRCGNLVLKKTPFKYESGTQPIEGALGMKAAMDYIDGIGKKNIHEYELALKEHFLKRAAQELPRVKIYNPTAKSGIITFNVYDDGKLIFPQDVASFLNSRGIAVRSGEHCAKLLGEFIDVPGTVRASAYFYNTFEDIDRLVEALKDCTFTNCLDIFF; this is encoded by the coding sequence ATGGACATCAGGGATAACATTGAACGGATCCGGGCGGATTTCCCGATCCTCAAACGGACCATGAGCGGCTACCCGGTGGATTATCTGGACAACTGCGCCACGACCCTGAAGCCGCAGCAGATGATCGATGCGGTGGTCAACTACTATACCTACTTGGGGGCCAACGCCCATCGTGGAGATTATGAAATGAGTGCCCAGGTGGACTACCACTATGAGGAAGCGCGCAAGCGCACGGCACAGTTCATCCATGCGAAATCCGAAAAGGAAATCGTCTTCACATCCGGGACCACAGAATCCCTGAACATCCTGGCCATGGCCATCACCAACCAGGTCCTGCAGGAAGGGGATGTGGTGATTTCCACACAGTCCGAACATGCCTCCAGCGTGCTGCCCTGGCTTGAAGCCGGGGAAGGCAAGGGCGTGGAAGTCCGCTATATCCCTCTTTCTCCCGAGGGCCGGGTGACAGTCGAAAACTTCCTGTCGGTCCTGGATGACAAGGTAAAAGTCGTGGCCATCGCCCAGGTCTCCAATGTCCTGGGTTACGAAGCCCCTGTAAAGGAAATCGCGAAGATCTGCCGGGAAAAAGGCATCCTGACCGTCATTGACGGTGCCCAGTCCGTGGCCCACCTGCCGGTGGATGTCCAGGACATGGATGTGGATTTCTTCGTGTTCTCGGCCCACAAGATGTGCGGTCCCACCGGCATCGGCGTGCTCTACGGACGCTTCGAGCTGCTCGAAGAGCTGACGCCGGTGTTCTTCGGCGGGGAATCCAATGCGCGTTTCAACCGCTGCGGCAACCTTGTGCTCAAGAAGACACCCTTCAAGTACGAGTCCGGGACACAGCCCATCGAGGGTGCCCTGGGCATGAAGGCAGCGATGGACTACATTGACGGTATCGGCAAGAAGAACATTCATGAGTACGAACTGGCACTCAAGGAGCACTTCCTGAAGAGGGCAGCCCAGGAACTGCCACGGGTGAAGATCTACAACCCGACGGCAAAAAGCGGTATCATCACATTCAATGTCTATGATGACGGCAAGCTGATCTTTCCCCAGGACGTGGCAAGCTTCCTGAACTCCAGGGGCATTGCGGTCCGCAGCGGTGAACACTGCGCCAAGCTGCTCGGGGAGTTCATCGACGTGCCGGGAACTGTCAGGGCCAGTGCCTATTTTTACAACACATTCGAAGACATCGACAGACTGGTGGAAGCACTCAAGGACTGCACCTTCACCAACTGCCTCGATATCTTTTTCTAG
- a CDS encoding SufD family Fe-S cluster assembly protein has product MERRLTGRHDSTLQAENGRLELMAESGSHGALLLKAGDQVRTLDLSLRCDRDSELRVLILRESSDDLTLTLSADVHSQADLKIGLLDLEKGFLEFRGEIRLKEPGASADLYTGELVGEGARKKNDLQVVSETDHTFGKMHNFAVLHRAADYDMVAAGKIVKGARGSESHQETRVLTLDADHKTRVLPILYIDENEVKASHAMTVGQPDADQMYYLESRGLSNLQAMSLLSIGYFMPVISLAGSEDLRHRLREDLERKAGLYGHQG; this is encoded by the coding sequence ATGGAGCGCAGACTGACCGGGCGTCACGACAGCACCCTGCAGGCCGAAAACGGCAGGCTGGAGCTGATGGCCGAAAGCGGAAGTCACGGCGCCCTGCTGCTGAAAGCCGGAGACCAGGTCCGGACACTGGATCTGTCACTGCGCTGCGACAGGGACAGTGAACTGAGGGTCCTCATCCTGCGGGAATCATCCGATGACCTGACCCTCACGCTGTCAGCGGACGTGCACAGCCAGGCGGACCTGAAAATCGGCCTGCTGGACCTGGAGAAAGGTTTCCTGGAATTCCGGGGCGAAATCCGCCTCAAGGAGCCCGGTGCCAGTGCAGATCTGTACACCGGGGAACTGGTCGGCGAGGGTGCCAGGAAGAAAAACGACCTGCAGGTGGTGAGTGAAACAGACCACACCTTCGGCAAGATGCACAACTTTGCGGTGCTGCACCGGGCGGCGGACTATGACATGGTCGCAGCCGGGAAGATCGTCAAGGGAGCCCGCGGCAGCGAAAGTCACCAGGAAACCCGGGTCCTGACACTGGATGCCGACCACAAAACCCGTGTGCTGCCGATCCTGTACATAGACGAAAACGAAGTCAAGGCCAGCCATGCCATGACTGTCGGACAGCCCGATGCCGACCAGATGTACTACCTGGAAAGCCGCGGCCTGTCAAACCTGCAGGCCATGAGCCTGCTCTCCATTGGCTATTTCATGCCGGTGATCTCCCTTGCTGGCAGCGAAGATCTGCGCCACAGACTGCGCGAGGATCTGGAACGAAAGGCAGGACTGTATGGACATCAGGGATAA
- the sufC gene encoding Fe-S cluster assembly ATPase SufC: protein MPELKIRDLHVSVEDQEILKGVDLTVRSGERHALMGPNGNGKSTLLAAIMGNPKYKVTRGTVTLDGQDVLAMPVDERSRAGLFLGMQYPSEVPGVTNSDFLRTAINARRETPISLFKFIKEMDRAISELEMKPDLAHRFLNEGFSGGEKKRNEIVQMMLLKPRFAMLDEIDSGLDVDALRIVADAIGECQKETGLGMIVVSHYARFLDYLHPTRAHILVDGRIVMSGGPELIEKVDGEGYDWIEKETGVKAAREEKSRPISLGTCGARKDQ, encoded by the coding sequence ATGCCCGAATTGAAAATCAGAGACCTCCACGTCAGCGTGGAAGATCAGGAGATATTGAAAGGCGTTGACCTGACCGTCAGATCCGGTGAACGCCACGCCCTTATGGGCCCCAACGGCAACGGCAAGTCCACACTGCTGGCAGCCATCATGGGGAACCCGAAATACAAAGTGACCCGCGGTACAGTTACGCTCGACGGTCAGGATGTCCTGGCCATGCCGGTGGATGAACGCAGCCGCGCCGGACTGTTCCTGGGGATGCAGTATCCCTCGGAGGTTCCCGGGGTCACCAACTCGGATTTCCTGCGCACGGCCATCAACGCGCGCCGCGAGACACCGATCTCCCTGTTCAAGTTCATCAAGGAAATGGACCGTGCCATTTCCGAACTGGAAATGAAACCCGACCTGGCCCACCGGTTCCTGAATGAAGGGTTCTCCGGGGGCGAGAAAAAGCGCAACGAGATCGTCCAGATGATGCTGCTGAAACCCCGCTTTGCCATGCTGGATGAAATTGATTCCGGCCTGGACGTGGATGCCCTGCGCATTGTGGCAGACGCCATCGGGGAATGCCAGAAAGAGACCGGTCTGGGAATGATCGTGGTCAGCCACTATGCCAGGTTCCTGGACTACCTGCACCCGACACGTGCCCACATCCTGGTGGATGGCCGCATCGTGATGTCCGGTGGACCGGAACTGATTGAAAAAGTCGACGGCGAAGGCTACGACTGGATCGAAAAGGAAACCGGCGTGAAGGCAGCGCGGGAAGAGAAGTCCCGTCCCATCAGCCTGGGTACCTGCGGCGCCAGAAAGGACCAGTGA
- a CDS encoding holin: MSKDWWEKATVRAIKTAAEAAVAMIGTGAVGILSVDWVNLASVTCMAAVVSYLISLGGLPEVDPNA; this comes from the coding sequence ATGAGTAAAGACTGGTGGGAAAAGGCCACTGTACGGGCCATCAAGACCGCTGCGGAGGCAGCAGTCGCCATGATTGGCACCGGAGCTGTGGGCATCTTGTCTGTGGACTGGGTCAACCTGGCCTCCGTCACCTGCATGGCAGCCGTAGTATCCTACCTCATCTCTCTGGGCGGTCTGCCGGAAGTAGACCCCAACGCCTAG
- a CDS encoding DUF859 family phage minor structural protein, which yields MAYGPWKGQRWRTVWNNGYYRIDVKWDFCQDIENNKTMIAMCGQRVASLNGYYSFNYTACETGVGDFNGTKFPETRAVSVGGGGTTEIECTHRHSEVTHNADGTWPSGQVCGWWRFNVPLASHNVPTVGWTAFNIDGEIPTIPRATTPTLSAASVACGSNLTINLPRHASGFTHRISYRIGGKDKGTITTNAGTSFVWTVQNLGSYMPNSTSVWVVLRVETMSGSTVIGYKDIGFTATALTSWVPTATISSIAEATANLATQFGGYVQGKSTLRVKSAGSGSNGSTISSYVVTIQGRKYNGADITSAAISASGTVAVTLTVTDSRGRKASKTQNVSVLAYSPPQITVSSVARTSDEATTAVCTYNFSIASVNNKNTKAFYIQYLNGSTWTDITRMSDVYTKSGSVTSGAIFGVDATTKVRFVAQDYFTSVIVEKEVGPTFTLMNLGAGGKSLAIGMLSSNNGTFETGLPFVSGGVRYTAKKFIAVTNTPQWLKVCTLKNSSDSDSAFVHVYTGDGWNARANQQTEVEIFVKDSFQSSHSTTDAFGGSYNVVGTYHAGIHVRVIALSASSCEIWLYLPWAYSSGFFTIESQCEVEVEGKCQTDAPTGANQTMGNLTPDNRGYPIGSVKITYDNVNPSTNMGGTWVQFGQGRVLIGQGTGSDGTTSKTFGAGATGGRYTSDQINTTNSALSGFPSNGANYADRCIVRKQAAGYNQERDAMISLVQPYQVIYAWRRTA from the coding sequence ATGGCTTACGGTCCATGGAAAGGCCAGCGCTGGCGGACAGTCTGGAACAACGGTTACTACAGAATTGACGTTAAATGGGACTTCTGTCAGGACATCGAAAACAACAAAACCATGATCGCCATGTGCGGGCAGAGAGTTGCGTCGCTTAACGGCTACTACTCATTCAACTACACAGCATGCGAAACTGGTGTCGGTGACTTCAACGGCACCAAATTTCCCGAAACCCGGGCAGTCTCTGTCGGAGGCGGCGGCACAACGGAGATAGAGTGCACGCACCGTCACTCGGAAGTCACGCACAATGCGGACGGCACGTGGCCTTCTGGTCAAGTCTGCGGCTGGTGGAGATTCAACGTCCCTCTTGCCAGCCACAATGTTCCGACTGTTGGCTGGACAGCATTCAACATCGATGGTGAAATCCCCACCATCCCCCGGGCAACGACTCCAACGCTGTCGGCAGCCTCCGTGGCATGCGGCTCCAATCTCACCATCAACCTGCCCCGGCACGCATCCGGTTTCACGCACCGGATAAGCTATCGTATCGGCGGTAAGGACAAGGGTACTATCACCACAAATGCGGGAACGTCTTTTGTGTGGACAGTCCAGAATCTGGGCAGCTACATGCCAAATAGCACCAGCGTCTGGGTAGTCCTGAGAGTGGAAACGATGAGTGGCAGCACGGTGATCGGATACAAGGACATTGGTTTCACGGCAACTGCCCTGACATCATGGGTACCGACGGCAACCATTTCCAGCATTGCGGAAGCCACTGCCAATCTGGCAACACAGTTTGGCGGATATGTGCAGGGCAAAAGCACCCTGCGAGTCAAATCAGCGGGATCGGGAAGTAATGGCTCAACGATTTCCAGCTATGTTGTCACCATTCAGGGCAGGAAGTACAACGGTGCTGATATCACGTCTGCTGCCATTTCTGCTTCCGGAACAGTAGCTGTCACTCTGACAGTGACCGATTCCAGGGGCAGGAAGGCAAGCAAGACGCAGAATGTCTCTGTGCTGGCCTATAGTCCCCCGCAGATAACTGTCAGCAGTGTGGCCAGAACGAGCGATGAAGCCACAACAGCCGTTTGTACATACAACTTCTCTATTGCTTCTGTTAACAACAAGAACACAAAGGCGTTCTACATCCAGTACCTGAATGGCTCCACATGGACCGATATCACCCGCATGTCCGATGTCTATACAAAATCCGGCTCCGTCACTTCGGGAGCCATTTTTGGTGTGGACGCAACGACAAAGGTACGGTTTGTGGCTCAGGACTACTTCACTTCCGTCATCGTAGAGAAGGAAGTCGGTCCGACATTCACGCTGATGAATCTGGGGGCTGGGGGCAAGAGTCTTGCGATTGGGATGTTGTCCAGTAACAACGGAACGTTTGAGACTGGGCTCCCTTTTGTATCAGGCGGTGTCAGATATACGGCGAAAAAATTCATCGCTGTAACAAACACACCCCAGTGGCTTAAAGTTTGTACACTTAAAAATTCCAGCGATTCCGACAGTGCTTTTGTTCATGTGTATACCGGAGACGGATGGAACGCCCGCGCAAACCAGCAGACAGAAGTTGAAATTTTTGTCAAAGACTCATTCCAATCGTCGCATTCAACGACCGATGCTTTTGGCGGCTCTTACAACGTTGTCGGAACCTATCACGCAGGGATCCATGTCCGGGTCATCGCGCTTTCTGCATCCTCCTGTGAGATATGGCTGTATCTGCCATGGGCATATTCTTCTGGCTTTTTCACAATTGAATCACAGTGTGAAGTAGAAGTTGAAGGCAAGTGTCAGACAGATGCACCAACGGGAGCAAATCAGACGATGGGAAATCTAACGCCCGACAACCGAGGGTACCCGATTGGTTCTGTCAAAATCACGTACGATAACGTGAACCCATCTACAAACATGGGCGGCACATGGGTGCAGTTTGGACAGGGCCGTGTCCTGATTGGACAGGGTACCGGGAGCGACGGTACTACAAGCAAGACATTCGGGGCAGGGGCGACGGGTGGAAGATATACCTCTGACCAAATCAACACGACCAACTCAGCCCTGTCCGGCTTCCCTTCAAACGGGGCGAACTATGCTGACCGCTGTATCGTCCGCAAGCAGGCGGCCGGATACAACCAAGAAAGGGATGCCATGATTTCCCTTGTCCAGCCCTACCAAGTCATCTACGCATGGCGAAGAACAGCCTAG